A genome region from Jeotgalibacillus aurantiacus includes the following:
- a CDS encoding ABC transporter substrate-binding protein translates to MKKTAVLITISSTLILGACGSDSGSGSDLDPIVVSGKPWTEQYILPHILEMYIEHHSDYEVDLQQGLGEVAILQPALENGDIDMYVEYTGTGLEAVLGEQAEEGESSESILERVRTGYEEAYEITWLEPLGFANDYTMAFAEDADFSAETYSDLAEISSDLTFGAPHAFYERQGDGYDALVEAYGYEFAATESFDANIMYEAVQNGEVDVIPAFTTDGRIERFNLQTTEDDLGFFPKYDAVPVVRQEVLETYTELEEVLSGLAGQITEEDMQAMNARVDIDGDDYATVAEEFLMEKGLIE, encoded by the coding sequence ATGAAAAAAACAGCTGTATTAATCACAATCTCATCAACATTAATCTTAGGAGCATGCGGATCGGATTCCGGAAGTGGATCAGACCTTGATCCGATTGTTGTATCCGGTAAACCGTGGACGGAACAGTATATTCTGCCGCATATTCTCGAAATGTACATTGAACATCATTCTGATTACGAAGTGGACCTGCAGCAAGGACTTGGAGAGGTGGCCATTCTTCAGCCGGCGCTTGAAAACGGTGATATTGATATGTACGTGGAATATACGGGTACAGGCCTTGAAGCGGTATTGGGTGAACAGGCAGAAGAAGGAGAATCCAGTGAGAGTATTCTTGAAAGGGTCCGTACAGGATATGAAGAAGCGTATGAGATTACCTGGCTTGAGCCTTTAGGATTTGCCAATGACTATACGATGGCTTTTGCGGAAGATGCTGATTTTTCAGCAGAAACGTATTCGGACCTTGCAGAGATTTCAAGTGACCTGACCTTCGGTGCACCACACGCCTTTTACGAGAGGCAGGGTGACGGATACGATGCCCTGGTTGAAGCTTATGGCTATGAGTTTGCTGCTACAGAAAGCTTTGATGCAAATATCATGTATGAAGCTGTGCAAAATGGTGAGGTAGACGTGATCCCTGCTTTTACAACTGATGGTCGTATCGAGCGCTTTAATCTCCAGACGACTGAAGATGATCTGGGGTTTTTCCCTAAATATGATGCAGTCCCTGTAGTCAGACAGGAAGTACTTGAAACGTATACTGAACTCGAAGAAGTTCTGAGCGGCCTTGCAGGTCAGATTACGGAAGAAGATATGCAGGCCATGAACGCCCGGGTTGATATAGACGGAGATGACTATGCAACCGTTGCAGAGGAGTTTTTAATGGAGAAAGGTTTAATTGAATAG
- a CDS encoding glycine betaine ABC transporter substrate-binding protein, whose translation MKKWSKTASGMVIASSAFVMGACGNTSGSADEPIIVAGKPWTEQYILPHILELYIEGNSDYEVELEEGLGEVAILTPSIENGDIDMYVEYTGTGLEAVLNEKADQGESSESILERVREGYEERYEVAWLEPLGFENSYTMAYAADSGITATTYTELAEVSNELIFGAPHSFYEREGDGYDALVEAYGYEFMSAESFDASIMYDAVRTGQVDVIPAFTTDGRIERFNLVTTEDDLGFFPKYDAVPIVRMDILEDYPELEEVINGLAGQISDEEMQEMNARVDIDGDDYRTVAEEFLQSKGLIEE comes from the coding sequence ATGAAAAAGTGGTCAAAAACAGCATCTGGAATGGTAATCGCATCATCAGCATTTGTCATGGGGGCATGTGGTAATACATCGGGGAGTGCGGATGAGCCGATTATTGTGGCAGGAAAACCATGGACAGAGCAATACATACTCCCGCATATTCTTGAGCTTTATATCGAAGGTAATTCAGATTATGAAGTTGAGCTCGAAGAAGGACTTGGAGAGGTGGCCATTCTGACTCCTTCCATTGAGAATGGTGATATTGATATGTATGTCGAATATACCGGAACAGGGCTTGAAGCAGTGCTGAATGAAAAAGCAGACCAGGGTGAATCAAGTGAATCCATTCTGGAGAGAGTAAGGGAAGGTTACGAGGAGCGCTATGAAGTGGCTTGGCTTGAGCCTTTGGGATTTGAAAACAGCTATACAATGGCTTATGCAGCAGATTCCGGCATTACGGCAACCACCTATACAGAGCTTGCAGAAGTCAGTAATGAGCTGATCTTCGGCGCACCACACTCTTTTTATGAGCGTGAAGGAGACGGTTATGATGCGCTAGTAGAGGCTTATGGCTATGAATTTATGTCTGCAGAAAGCTTTGATGCAAGTATTATGTATGATGCGGTGAGAACCGGTCAGGTCGATGTCATACCTGCATTTACAACAGATGGCCGTATCGAGCGCTTTAATCTCGTTACGACTGAGGATGATCTGGGATTTTTCCCGAAATATGACGCTGTTCCGATTGTCAGAATGGACATCCTTGAAGATTATCCGGAGCTTGAAGAGGTCATTAACGGACTTGCCGGACAGATATCAGATGAGGAAATGCAGGAGATGAATGCACGTGTTGATATTGACGGAGATGATTACCGTACCGTTGCCGAGGAATTTTTACAATCAAAAGGACTAATTGAAGAATAG
- a CDS encoding ABC transporter permease: MQSFFDTVIQRQDLIIESTLEHLYLSFTAIFIAILISLPLGIFISRNQRVAEFYIGITAVFQTIPSLALFGFLVPILGIGFETALIALIIYALLPILRNTYTGITGVDEGVIEAGKGMGMTGSQILFKIELPLSLPFLMAGIRTATVLTVGVATLATFVGAGGLGDVIWRGLQSYNNNLVLAGAIPVALLALLFDFVLKILEKKTTPKGLKSK; the protein is encoded by the coding sequence ATACAGTCATTTTTCGATACCGTTATTCAGAGACAGGACTTAATTATTGAGAGTACACTTGAACATTTGTATTTATCCTTTACTGCCATTTTTATTGCCATCCTGATCAGCCTTCCTCTTGGCATCTTTATATCACGTAATCAGAGGGTTGCTGAGTTTTATATTGGCATCACTGCCGTTTTTCAGACCATTCCTAGTCTGGCTCTTTTCGGTTTTCTCGTTCCGATTTTGGGAATCGGCTTTGAAACAGCATTAATTGCTTTAATTATTTATGCCCTTCTTCCGATTTTAAGAAATACATATACCGGCATAACCGGAGTGGACGAGGGCGTGATTGAAGCAGGAAAAGGGATGGGGATGACGGGCAGCCAGATTCTTTTTAAGATTGAACTGCCGCTTTCACTGCCATTTCTGATGGCCGGAATCAGGACTGCAACTGTCCTTACAGTAGGTGTGGCGACACTCGCAACGTTTGTCGGCGCGGGAGGTCTGGGTGATGTCATCTGGAGAGGCCTGCAATCTTATAACAATAACCTTGTGCTTGCTGGTGCGATTCCGGTTGCCCTGCTTGCGCTGTTGTTTGATTTTGTTTTAAAAATACTTGAGAAAAAAACAACGCCAAAAGGGTTGAAATCAAAATAG
- a CDS encoding ABC transporter ATP-binding protein: MIVFKNVSKTFEDGTEAIKDMNLHIEEGKLVALIGPSGCGKTTTMKMINRLISISSGTIEIDGKDTSQVSEVELRRNIGYVIQRIGLFPHMTIEENVGLIPKLKGKKKNEYMERVDELLKLVGLEPDIYKKRYPLELSGGQQQRVGVVRALAGEPPIILMDEPFSALDPISREQLQEELKQLQSSIKKTIVFVTHDMDEALKIADEIVVMKDGVIEQIATPQELVEHPANDFVRSFIGEERIQTHMSNPSQQSIASFVESSMISDITSQHSLDKKESLQSAVRFMLKHGLDHVAVTDDGDPVGTVEKNTLLAVLAGIDREEVKR; encoded by the coding sequence ATGATTGTATTTAAAAATGTTTCAAAAACCTTTGAAGATGGCACAGAAGCCATTAAAGACATGAACTTACATATTGAAGAAGGTAAGCTTGTAGCGCTGATTGGTCCAAGCGGCTGCGGCAAAACGACTACAATGAAGATGATTAACCGGCTGATCAGTATTTCTTCCGGAACCATCGAAATCGACGGAAAGGATACGAGTCAGGTCAGTGAGGTGGAATTAAGAAGGAATATTGGCTATGTCATTCAGCGGATTGGGCTGTTTCCCCATATGACAATTGAGGAAAATGTAGGCCTGATCCCGAAGCTGAAAGGCAAAAAGAAAAATGAGTACATGGAACGCGTCGATGAACTTCTGAAACTTGTCGGCCTTGAGCCGGACATTTATAAGAAGCGTTATCCACTTGAGCTGAGCGGTGGACAGCAGCAGCGTGTCGGCGTAGTCAGAGCGCTTGCGGGTGAACCGCCTATCATTTTAATGGATGAACCGTTCAGTGCACTCGATCCAATCAGCAGGGAACAGCTGCAGGAAGAATTAAAACAGCTGCAGTCATCCATTAAGAAGACAATTGTTTTTGTCACGCACGACATGGATGAAGCACTGAAAATTGCGGATGAAATTGTCGTGATGAAAGACGGGGTCATTGAGCAGATTGCTACACCTCAGGAGCTTGTTGAACATCCTGCAAATGATTTTGTCCGGTCTTTTATCGGAGAAGAACGGATTCAAACACACATGTCTAATCCCTCACAACAGAGTATTGCCTCATTTGTTGAATCATCAATGATATCAGACATAACCAGCCAGCACTCATTAGATAAAAAAGAGTCCCTGCAATCAGCAGTGCGGTTTATGCTTAAACACGGGCTTGACCATGTAGCTGTCACTGATGATGGTGACCCTGTTGGAACAGTTGAAAAAAACACCCTCCTTGCAGTGCTTGCAGGCATTGATCGTGAGGAGGTGAAACGATGA
- the plsY gene encoding glycerol-3-phosphate 1-O-acyltransferase PlsY: MEFVVLFLAAYIIGSIPSGLWIGKAFFKKDIRNFGSGNLGATNTFRVLGKKAGAIVTVMDILKGTAATLLPLAFDRPELMLYAGAVSVIGHIFPIFAGFRGGKAVATSSGVLLGYEPLLFVLVVLCFLIALKISKYVSLSSMIAGLFAIVYCLIFPKDLILFIIVAIMAGFVIIRHKDNIIRIKNGTEPKIKWM; the protein is encoded by the coding sequence ATGGAATTTGTTGTTTTGTTTCTTGCAGCATACATAATCGGGTCCATCCCGTCCGGTCTCTGGATAGGGAAAGCATTTTTCAAGAAGGATATTCGAAATTTTGGCAGTGGAAATTTAGGGGCAACCAATACCTTCAGAGTTCTCGGCAAAAAAGCAGGTGCCATTGTAACGGTCATGGATATTCTTAAAGGGACCGCAGCTACCTTATTACCGCTGGCTTTTGACCGTCCTGAGCTGATGCTTTATGCCGGAGCGGTTTCCGTCATAGGTCATATTTTCCCTATATTTGCAGGCTTCCGTGGCGGTAAAGCAGTTGCAACGTCTTCTGGTGTTCTTCTTGGTTATGAACCATTGCTATTTGTGCTCGTGGTCTTATGTTTTCTGATTGCACTTAAAATCAGTAAATACGTCTCACTTTCCTCAATGATTGCAGGGCTGTTTGCAATCGTTTACTGCCTGATCTTTCCGAAAGATCTTATTTTGTTTATAATTGTGGCGATCATGGCAGGGTTTGTCATTATCAGACATAAAGATAATATTATAAGGATCAAAAACGGAACTGAACCGAAAATAAAATGGATGTAG
- a CDS encoding HesB/YadR/YfhF family protein — protein MNISLSDDVIEWFKKEMQIDEGEHVRFFARYGGSSKVQEGFSLGVSKDEPVEPAAETEKSGIHFFIEEKDIWYFDGHDLNVSYSSKSDGPEYDYSKE, from the coding sequence ATGAATATCTCGCTATCTGATGATGTCATTGAATGGTTCAAAAAAGAAATGCAAATTGACGAAGGTGAGCACGTACGATTTTTTGCACGGTATGGAGGCTCCAGTAAGGTTCAGGAAGGTTTCTCGCTGGGTGTCAGTAAAGATGAGCCTGTAGAACCGGCAGCAGAAACCGAGAAATCAGGTATTCACTTCTTTATTGAGGAAAAGGATATCTGGTATTTTGACGGCCACGACTTAAACGTAAGCTACAGCAGTAAATCGGATGGTCCTGAATACGATTATTCTAAGGAGTAA
- a CDS encoding acyl-CoA thioesterase yields the protein MLTAEKTIEVRYAETDQMGVVYHANYLIWMEIGRTSLIEEMGFRYAEMEDAGILAPVMDVNISYKTPVRYGQKAVIRTWMDHYDGLRTHYAYEIVTEDGQVAATGLTKHVCVKKENFRPISVKKYFPEWHEACEQHKKQAVGSSGIK from the coding sequence ATGCTAACAGCTGAAAAAACCATAGAAGTCCGGTATGCTGAAACGGATCAGATGGGCGTCGTTTATCATGCTAACTACTTAATCTGGATGGAAATTGGACGTACGTCACTAATAGAGGAAATGGGCTTCAGGTATGCGGAAATGGAAGATGCGGGAATTCTTGCCCCGGTCATGGATGTGAACATTTCGTATAAAACACCTGTGAGATATGGACAAAAAGCAGTGATTCGCACCTGGATGGATCACTACGACGGTCTCAGAACTCATTACGCTTACGAAATTGTAACGGAGGACGGACAGGTTGCTGCTACCGGATTAACGAAACACGTTTGTGTTAAGAAAGAAAATTTTCGTCCCATCTCAGTGAAAAAATATTTTCCTGAATGGCATGAAGCATGTGAACAACATAAAAAACAGGCAGTTGGCAGTTCGGGTATAAAATAG
- a CDS encoding FbpB family small basic protein, translated as MRNKGKTFQELMAENRSDIQKDPVKMDLIEEKLEKRWLAFGQKN; from the coding sequence ATGCGCAATAAAGGAAAAACATTTCAGGAACTGATGGCAGAGAATCGGTCTGACATTCAAAAAGATCCCGTCAAAATGGATCTGATAGAAGAAAAGCTTGAAAAAAGATGGCTGGCATTCGGTCAGAAAAATTAA
- the acnA gene encoding aconitate hydratase AcnA: MANQDLFQAKKSFELEGKRYHYYELKALEEKGLTKIAKLPYSIRVLLESVLRQYDGRVIKEDHIRDLANWGSKDVSESEVPFKPSRVILQDFTGVPAVVDLASLRDAMSKMGGSPDKINPEIPVDLVIDHSVQVDKYGTPDALQVNMDLEFERNAERYQFLSWAQKAFDNYRAVPPATGIVHQVNLEYLANVVHAIENAEGETIAFPDTLVGTDSHTTMINGIGVLGWGVGGIEAEAGMLGQPSYFPIPEVIGVRLTNRLPQGATATDLALKVTQVLRQKGVVGKFVEFFGEGVSNLPLADRATIANMAPEYGATCGFFPVDEESLDYMRLTGRDDKDISVVKEYLTRNDMFFTADKEDPTYTDVVELDLSAVEPNLSGPKRPQDLIPLSHMQKEFHKALTAKEGVQGFGLEKEEINKEAVVEFNNGDVAPMKTGAIAIAAITSCTNTSNPYVMLGAGLVAKKAVELGMEVPKYVKTSLAPGSKVVSGYLRDADLLEPMAKLGFDLVGYGCTTCIGNSGPLLPEIEKTISDSDLLVSSVLSGNRNFEGRIHPLVRANYLASPPLVVAYALAGTVDIDLQNDPIGKGKDGQDIFLKDIWPTTEEVNAIVKATVTPELFREEYERVFDNNERWNEIETNDDALYAFSNDSTYIQNPPFFEGLTEHPSDIEELKELRVVGKFGDSVTTDHISPAGAIGKDTPAGKYLRANGVEIRDFNSYGSRRGNHEVMMRGTFANIRIRNQIAPGTEGGFTTHWPTGEIMPIYDACMKYQEEGTGLVVLAGKDYGMGSSRDWAAKGTNLLGIKTVIAESYERIHRSNLVFMGVLPLQFKKGESAETLGLTGKESIAVNITNDVKPRDILTVTATSEDGTVKQFEVLARFDSEVEVDYYRHGGILRMVLRDKLTV; encoded by the coding sequence ATGGCAAACCAGGATTTATTTCAGGCTAAGAAATCTTTTGAGCTTGAAGGTAAACGCTATCATTATTATGAATTAAAAGCACTGGAAGAAAAAGGACTTACGAAAATCGCTAAGCTTCCTTATTCAATCCGTGTACTTCTTGAATCTGTATTACGTCAATATGATGGAAGAGTCATCAAAGAAGATCACATCCGTGACCTTGCAAACTGGGGATCAAAAGATGTGTCTGAATCAGAGGTTCCATTTAAGCCTTCACGTGTAATCCTTCAGGACTTTACAGGTGTACCGGCTGTTGTAGACCTTGCTTCACTGCGTGATGCGATGTCAAAAATGGGTGGATCACCTGACAAAATCAACCCTGAAATCCCGGTTGATCTTGTTATTGACCACTCTGTTCAGGTCGACAAGTACGGAACACCTGACGCGCTTCAGGTTAATATGGACCTTGAATTCGAACGTAATGCTGAGCGTTACCAGTTCCTTTCATGGGCACAAAAAGCATTCGATAACTATCGTGCCGTTCCACCTGCAACAGGAATCGTTCACCAGGTAAACCTTGAGTATCTGGCAAATGTCGTTCACGCGATTGAAAATGCTGAAGGTGAAACAATTGCCTTCCCTGATACGCTTGTGGGAACAGACTCCCATACAACAATGATCAACGGAATCGGCGTTCTTGGATGGGGTGTAGGTGGTATTGAAGCTGAAGCAGGCATGCTTGGACAGCCATCATACTTCCCGATTCCTGAAGTAATCGGTGTACGTCTGACGAACCGCCTTCCACAAGGTGCGACAGCAACAGACCTTGCACTGAAAGTAACGCAGGTTCTTCGTCAAAAGGGTGTTGTAGGAAAGTTTGTTGAATTCTTCGGTGAAGGCGTTTCAAACCTTCCGCTTGCTGACCGTGCAACGATCGCCAACATGGCACCTGAGTACGGAGCAACTTGCGGATTCTTCCCGGTAGATGAAGAGTCACTTGATTACATGCGTTTAACGGGCCGTGATGATAAAGATATCAGCGTAGTAAAGGAATACTTAACTCGTAACGATATGTTCTTCACTGCTGATAAAGAAGATCCGACATACACAGACGTGGTTGAGCTTGATCTTTCTGCTGTTGAACCAAACCTGTCCGGTCCAAAACGTCCACAGGATTTGATTCCACTGTCTCACATGCAGAAGGAATTCCATAAAGCACTTACTGCAAAAGAAGGCGTTCAGGGCTTCGGTCTTGAAAAAGAAGAAATCAACAAAGAAGCAGTTGTTGAATTCAACAATGGTGACGTTGCACCAATGAAGACAGGTGCGATTGCGATTGCTGCAATTACAAGCTGTACGAACACATCAAACCCTTACGTTATGCTTGGTGCCGGACTTGTCGCTAAAAAAGCGGTTGAGCTTGGCATGGAAGTACCAAAGTACGTAAAAACTTCTTTGGCTCCTGGATCAAAGGTCGTTTCAGGCTACCTGCGCGACGCTGATCTGCTTGAGCCAATGGCGAAATTAGGATTTGATCTTGTAGGTTACGGTTGTACAACTTGTATCGGAAACTCAGGTCCATTACTTCCTGAAATTGAAAAAACAATTTCAGATAGTGATCTTCTTGTATCTTCTGTTCTTTCCGGTAACCGTAACTTTGAAGGACGTATCCACCCGCTTGTGCGTGCAAACTACCTGGCATCTCCGCCGCTTGTCGTAGCTTATGCACTTGCCGGTACGGTTGATATTGACCTTCAGAACGATCCGATTGGAAAAGGAAAAGACGGTCAGGACATCTTCTTGAAAGACATCTGGCCAACAACAGAAGAAGTTAATGCAATTGTGAAAGCAACTGTAACACCTGAACTGTTCCGTGAAGAATATGAGCGTGTATTTGACAATAACGAAAGATGGAACGAAATTGAAACAAACGATGATGCGCTTTATGCATTCTCTAACGATTCAACTTACATCCAGAACCCGCCATTCTTTGAAGGCCTTACAGAACACCCATCAGACATTGAAGAGCTTAAAGAGCTTCGCGTTGTCGGTAAATTTGGTGACTCTGTAACAACGGACCATATCTCTCCAGCCGGAGCGATTGGTAAAGATACGCCTGCAGGAAAATACTTGCGCGCAAACGGCGTCGAAATCCGCGACTTCAACTCTTACGGATCACGACGTGGTAACCACGAAGTTATGATGCGTGGTACATTTGCCAATATCCGTATCCGTAATCAGATCGCACCTGGAACTGAAGGCGGATTTACAACTCACTGGCCAACCGGTGAAATCATGCCAATCTATGATGCTTGCATGAAGTATCAGGAAGAAGGCACAGGTCTTGTTGTACTGGCCGGAAAAGACTACGGCATGGGATCATCCCGTGACTGGGCAGCAAAAGGTACAAATCTGCTTGGTATTAAAACGGTTATCGCAGAAAGCTATGAAAGAATTCACCGTTCAAACCTTGTATTCATGGGCGTACTTCCTCTGCAGTTTAAAAAGGGAGAAAGCGCTGAAACACTTGGTTTAACAGGAAAAGAATCCATTGCAGTAAACATCACAAACGATGTGAAACCGCGTGATATCCTGACAGTAACAGCAACATCTGAAGACGGTACAGTTAAACAATTCGAAGTTCTGGCACGTTTCGATTCTGAAGTGGAAGTAGATTACTACAGACACGGCGGCATCCTGCGCATGGTCCTTCGCGACAAACTGACTGTTTAA
- a CDS encoding amidase: MKPEEFKNFDATGLAALVKGNQVSPRELTETAYEVILKENTFVNAVTHLRIEQARIEAENADVTAPFGGVPILLKDMSQYVKGSPATAGSKLLAQNKAAHTSHFVRRLKDAGFIILGHTNAPEFGLKNITEPVLHGASKNPLNHEYSPGGSSGGAAAALASGMVPVAGASDGGGSIRIPASFTGLIGLKPSRGRVPVGPGTGRQWQGAAIDFFLTKSIRDTAQLLDSMQVFQKEAAFHIPLYESGYLNAMNVNRKYRVAFSTDSPVGTPVSEEARKAVYKTVKLLEEAGFECEEAVPQIDGKQLIEQYYLMNSGEMASLIHNLEQAFGRNLTHEDMEIESWALSQAGLKLSAGEFSRSLAAWDQASAVIHQFHEKYDLYVTPAAAHIAPKIGGLKHSEEMTERLKQIGSLSSAVQQHLIYEMFEPSLTYTPYTQLANLTGQPAISLPIHQASNGMPIGVQIMAPKGNEHWLIHIGHLLMNAVKG, encoded by the coding sequence ATGAAGCCGGAAGAATTTAAGAACTTTGATGCAACTGGATTAGCCGCACTTGTAAAGGGAAATCAGGTATCACCACGTGAATTGACGGAAACAGCATACGAAGTAATTCTGAAAGAAAACACTTTTGTAAATGCAGTCACCCACCTCAGGATAGAGCAGGCAAGGATCGAAGCGGAAAACGCTGATGTGACCGCTCCATTTGGCGGGGTGCCTATCCTGTTAAAGGATATGTCTCAATATGTAAAAGGGTCACCTGCAACTGCCGGATCGAAACTCCTTGCTCAAAATAAAGCAGCGCATACAAGCCATTTTGTAAGAAGGTTGAAAGATGCGGGATTTATCATTCTCGGGCACACAAATGCACCTGAATTCGGGTTGAAAAATATCACAGAGCCGGTATTACACGGAGCATCGAAAAATCCACTGAACCATGAATACTCTCCGGGTGGATCCAGCGGCGGTGCAGCAGCAGCGCTTGCCAGCGGAATGGTGCCGGTTGCCGGAGCAAGTGATGGTGGTGGTTCAATCAGAATTCCAGCTTCCTTTACCGGGCTGATTGGTCTAAAACCTTCAAGAGGCAGGGTTCCTGTTGGACCGGGAACCGGCAGGCAGTGGCAGGGGGCAGCCATTGATTTCTTTTTGACCAAATCAATCAGAGACACCGCTCAGCTGCTTGACAGTATGCAGGTTTTTCAAAAGGAAGCTGCATTTCATATTCCGCTTTATGAGTCCGGATATTTAAATGCAATGAATGTGAATAGAAAATACAGAGTAGCCTTCTCAACGGATTCTCCTGTTGGAACGCCCGTGAGTGAAGAAGCAAGAAAAGCCGTTTATAAAACGGTTAAGCTGCTTGAAGAAGCGGGATTTGAGTGCGAGGAAGCTGTGCCTCAAATTGATGGGAAACAGCTGATTGAACAGTACTATTTAATGAATTCAGGAGAAATGGCCTCACTTATACATAATTTAGAGCAAGCTTTTGGAAGAAACCTTACACATGAAGATATGGAAATTGAATCATGGGCGCTGTCACAGGCCGGGTTAAAGCTTTCAGCAGGTGAGTTCAGCCGGAGTCTGGCTGCGTGGGATCAGGCTTCAGCCGTCATACATCAATTTCATGAAAAATACGACTTGTATGTTACACCTGCAGCTGCACATATTGCCCCGAAAATTGGCGGGCTGAAGCATTCGGAGGAAATGACAGAGCGGTTGAAGCAAATCGGTTCATTATCTTCAGCAGTACAGCAGCACCTGATCTATGAAATGTTTGAGCCGAGCTTAACGTATACGCCTTATACGCAGCTGGCAAATTTAACGGGTCAGCCCGCCATCAGTCTTCCGATCCACCAGGCGTCAAATGGAATGCCAATAGGGGTTCAGATCATGGCACCTAAAGGTAACGAACATTGGCTTATTCATATTGGCCATTTATTAATGAATGCAGTAAAGGGTTAA
- a CDS encoding thermonuclease family protein, which yields MKKCWILTAGVLLSSCSEESLSGEVTYVVDGDTLDVQFDDGSEERIRLLLIDTPETKHPSLGVQPYGPEASEFTSRLEGERVELELDVSERDRYGRLLAYVWHDDEMFNKKLLEEGLARIAVYPPNTRYVDEFRAIEEKAKSEGVGIWSIEDYQSAEDRPLESNGCEIKGNINSQGDQIYHTPESAYYEQTIPEVWFCSEKEAEQAGFRAPK from the coding sequence ATGAAAAAGTGTTGGATATTGACAGCTGGGGTGCTTTTATCATCGTGCAGTGAAGAATCATTATCAGGAGAAGTAACATATGTCGTAGATGGGGACACCCTCGATGTGCAGTTCGATGACGGTTCTGAAGAGAGAATCCGTCTACTGCTGATTGATACACCTGAAACAAAACATCCTTCACTTGGCGTCCAGCCGTATGGACCCGAAGCTTCTGAATTTACTTCACGACTTGAAGGTGAGCGGGTTGAACTGGAACTTGATGTGTCTGAAAGAGACCGTTATGGGCGTTTACTAGCTTATGTCTGGCACGATGATGAAATGTTTAATAAAAAGCTTCTGGAAGAAGGCCTTGCCAGAATAGCGGTTTATCCCCCAAACACCAGATATGTGGATGAATTCCGGGCAATCGAAGAAAAAGCGAAGTCTGAGGGCGTTGGTATATGGTCTATTGAAGATTATCAAAGTGCAGAAGATCGTCCGCTTGAAAGTAATGGGTGTGAGATCAAAGGAAATATTAATTCGCAGGGAGATCAAATTTATCATACGCCTGAATCTGCTTACTATGAGCAGACAATACCTGAAGTCTGGTTCTGTTCAGAAAAAGAGGCAGAACAAGCAGGTTTTAGGGCGCCAAAATAG
- a CDS encoding lytic transglycosylase domain-containing protein → MAKTSKKKKTRRRKIALTFLSGSVVIFFTAVFMIFSNDEYKGKTLDMLEQSGAPVELKIPEENIPIYKRAEETYGVDWRLLAAHHRVETRFSSMETLVSPVGAEGHMQFMPCTFIGWTHPSCEGLGEGDIPVEELTDPEAIGYYGGYGVDADGDGVADPYNLEDAVFSAANYLSQNGAADGELERAIFLYNRSDQYVKDVLGFYEDYKQKHP, encoded by the coding sequence ATGGCTAAGACATCTAAGAAGAAAAAGACCAGAAGGCGTAAAATAGCACTGACATTCCTTTCAGGATCCGTCGTGATCTTTTTTACAGCGGTCTTTATGATTTTCAGCAACGATGAATATAAAGGTAAAACACTTGATATGCTTGAGCAGAGCGGGGCTCCTGTGGAACTGAAAATACCCGAAGAAAACATACCGATATATAAAAGAGCAGAAGAAACCTATGGAGTGGACTGGAGATTGCTTGCTGCACACCACCGTGTCGAAACACGCTTTTCATCCATGGAGACACTCGTTTCCCCGGTTGGCGCTGAGGGGCATATGCAATTTATGCCTTGTACATTTATCGGGTGGACTCATCCGAGCTGTGAAGGACTCGGAGAAGGAGATATACCTGTTGAGGAACTGACAGATCCTGAAGCAATCGGTTACTACGGCGGCTACGGTGTGGATGCGGATGGGGATGGCGTTGCAGACCCTTATAATCTTGAAGATGCTGTATTCAGCGCTGCGAATTATTTGTCCCAAAACGGCGCTGCAGACGGGGAACTGGAAAGAGCCATCTTTTTATATAACAGGAGTGACCAGTATGTAAAAGATGTCCTCGGGTTTTATGAGGATTACAAACAAAAACATCCATAA